The Thermoproteota archaeon genome includes a window with the following:
- a CDS encoding Zn-dependent oxidoreductase, which translates to MKAVVYEEYAPDDNYAKILKVKDIDDPKPKSNEVVLKLKAAALNYNDIWGMRGVPIAIPLPHISGSDAAGDVVAVGEDVTNFKVGDRVVSHSNLACRVCELCTSGREYDCTKRQVWGFQTGPLWGAYSELVHLPETNVSKIPEGVSYEDAAAASMTILTSWHMLVGRAKITPGQTVLIMGGGSGVGSFGIQIAKLYNCTVIATASPDKLDKCRELGADYAVDHRKDDWNKEVYKITKEIASKTGVRPGIDLTFDHIGQTHFNKQLTLLNYGGTLVSCGATTGYDAQIDLRHIFFKGINVLGSTQGTKAEMEQGLYWMGKGKIKAEIDSIYTFEQAAEAHTKMLQGKFFGKILMKPE; encoded by the coding sequence ATGAAAGCAGTAGTCTATGAAGAATATGCTCCTGATGATAATTATGCTAAAATTCTTAAAGTAAAAGATATTGATGATCCAAAACCAAAATCAAACGAAGTAGTTTTAAAACTAAAGGCAGCAGCTCTCAATTATAACGATATTTGGGGAATGAGAGGCGTACCTATTGCAATCCCATTACCACATATTTCTGGTTCTGATGCAGCAGGTGACGTAGTTGCTGTTGGAGAAGATGTTACAAATTTCAAGGTCGGAGATAGAGTAGTTTCTCACTCAAATCTTGCATGTAGAGTATGTGAATTATGTACCTCTGGTAGAGAGTATGACTGTACCAAAAGACAAGTCTGGGGATTCCAGACAGGTCCATTATGGGGAGCATACAGTGAACTAGTTCATTTACCAGAGACAAACGTTTCAAAAATTCCTGAAGGTGTGTCATATGAAGATGCAGCAGCAGCTTCCATGACAATTCTAACATCATGGCACATGTTAGTAGGCAGAGCAAAAATCACACCAGGACAAACTGTTCTTATCATGGGTGGTGGTTCTGGAGTAGGAAGTTTTGGTATTCAAATTGCTAAACTTTACAACTGTACTGTAATTGCAACTGCAAGTCCAGATAAACTGGACAAGTGTAGAGAATTAGGAGCAGATTATGCAGTAGATCACAGAAAAGATGACTGGAACAAAGAAGTCTATAAAATTACTAAAGAGATTGCATCAAAAACTGGTGTAAGACCAGGAATTGATCTTACCTTTGATCACATTGGTCAGACTCACTTTAACAAACAATTGACTCTACTAAACTATGGTGGTACCCTAGTTTCTTGTGGAGCAACAACCGGTTATGATGCTCAAATTGATCTTAGACACATATTCTTCAAAGGAATCAATGTCTTAGGTTCAACTCAAGGAACAAAAGCAGAGATGGAGCAAGGATTGTACTGGATGGGTAAGGGCAAGATTAAAGCTGAAATCGATTCAATATACACATTTGAGCAAGCTGCAGAGGCACATACCAAAATGCTTCAAGGTAAATTCTTTGGCAAAATCTTAATGAAACCAGAGTAG
- a CDS encoding thiolase domain-containing protein has protein sequence MRSARFVEKVCVLGAGSTKYGKLEDSISDITVQASVGAIESAGIEPKEIEAGYISNVFGVADKQVHLGPVVMSNLGIPEKPSLSIESACGSGSVSFREAFANVAAGFYDAVLVTGVEKVTHTGTEWTTTYFSYCSDFFYEGQAGASFPGLFASMARAYLTEFKATEEDFARVAVKNHENGLLNPKAHLRKKITIDDVLSSAVVASPLKLYDCCPFSDGASSVILCSEKFAKEHGGDYVKVIGSGRGGSPAALQGREHMTTIPSTKLAAQAAYKMAGITAKDVDFAEVHDCFTIAEIVDSEDLGFFEKGKGVDAVREGRTSRNGDIPINPSGGLKSKGHPIGATGVGQVVEVYEQLTGKAGDRTVKDAKIGLTQNFGATGASCAVHIFQSV, from the coding sequence ATGAGGTCAGCCAGATTTGTGGAAAAGGTTTGTGTTCTTGGTGCGGGAAGTACCAAATATGGAAAATTAGAAGACAGTATTTCTGATATCACAGTACAAGCTTCAGTTGGAGCTATTGAAAGTGCTGGCATTGAGCCAAAAGAAATTGAAGCAGGTTACATTTCAAACGTTTTTGGAGTTGCAGACAAGCAGGTTCATCTTGGTCCAGTAGTCATGAGTAACCTAGGCATACCTGAAAAGCCATCTTTATCAATAGAATCTGCATGTGGAAGCGGTTCAGTTTCATTTAGAGAAGCATTTGCAAATGTAGCTGCAGGATTTTATGATGCAGTTTTAGTTACCGGTGTTGAAAAAGTAACTCATACAGGAACAGAGTGGACTACAACATATTTTTCATATTGTTCTGATTTCTTTTATGAAGGACAAGCTGGTGCATCATTTCCAGGACTCTTTGCATCAATGGCAAGAGCATATCTTACAGAGTTTAAAGCAACAGAGGAAGACTTTGCAAGAGTTGCAGTAAAAAATCATGAAAACGGTCTTTTGAATCCTAAAGCTCACTTGCGAAAAAAGATTACAATTGATGATGTATTAAGCTCTGCAGTTGTTGCAAGCCCACTAAAGCTATATGACTGCTGTCCATTCTCTGATGGTGCAAGTTCTGTTATTCTATGTAGTGAAAAGTTTGCAAAGGAACATGGTGGTGATTATGTTAAAGTAATTGGTTCTGGTAGGGGTGGATCCCCTGCAGCACTGCAAGGTCGTGAACATATGACAACAATTCCAAGTACAAAACTTGCAGCACAAGCAGCATACAAGATGGCTGGAATTACAGCAAAAGATGTTGACTTTGCAGAAGTACATGATTGTTTTACAATTGCAGAGATTGTTGACAGTGAAGATCTTGGATTCTTTGAAAAAGGTAAAGGAGTTGATGCAGTCAGAGAGGGAAGAACTTCTCGTAACGGTGACATTCCAATCAATCCATCAGGTGGATTAAAATCAAAAGGACATCCAATTGGAGCAACCGGCGTTGGCCAAGTCGTTGAGGTGTATGAGCAATTAACAGGAAAGGCTGGCGATAGAACAGTTAAGGATGCTAAAATTGGATTAACTCAAAACTTTGGTGCTACAGGTGCCAGTTGTGCAGTTCATATTTTCCAAAGTGTGTAA
- a CDS encoding nucleotide-binding protein: MSAKQEFVEQAKAGKILARKCTKCNHLHLSTVYYCQNCGAKEFENAILPGQGTVATYTIITVPPAGFEKYTPYAWVVLKLDSSELRVSGFMANIKTPADLPVGTKAKITGFDERGILIEKQ; the protein is encoded by the coding sequence ATGTCAGCTAAACAAGAATTTGTAGAGCAAGCAAAAGCAGGCAAGATTCTTGCTAGAAAATGCACAAAATGCAATCATCTCCATTTATCCACAGTATACTATTGCCAAAACTGTGGTGCAAAGGAGTTTGAAAATGCCATTCTTCCAGGACAAGGAACTGTTGCCACATATACCATAATTACAGTGCCTCCTGCTGGCTTTGAGAAATACACACCTTATGCCTGGGTTGTTCTCAAATTAGACTCCTCAGAACTGCGAGTTTCTGGCTTTATGGCAAACATCAAAACCCCAGCAGATCTTCCAGTTGGTACCAAAGCTAAAATCACTGGATTTGATGAACGGGGAATCCTCATAGAAAAGCAATAA
- a CDS encoding adenosylcobalamin-dependent ribonucleoside-diphosphate reductase: MDNSQIESSIGEIRKRNGSVVAFNKDKISNAIYKALAATSEADRGLADQLAEGVLRKLFEQGFSASRPPSVEDIQDMVESTLIENGHSEIAKAYILYRHERRKVRDEKFKVLNTKTLDPVAKKFDLNCLRVLASRYLLRNNKNEITESPSQMFERVAILIGIGDLMYDAELFAKDGNKRQNLEEAEAYLDKLDSFDYKFKIGDYYLNKWHFRAMINHYITLANKGQMKLSFKDLLTMLAAKKLDRYADRIKEYYDLMVSQDFLPNSPTMMNAGGRLGQLSACFVLDMPDDMERIMKSTSDAALIFKSGGGVGINYSDLRQEGDIVASTSGVASGPVSFMNIINTVTEVVKQGGKRRGANMGIIEAWHPDVEKFITNKTQPGVLENFNVSVGIWEDFWHSLVNTTDGKYMLRSSRNRAPVREINAHQLIDLIALSAWKSAEPGLIFFDQINKYNVFAKARGGPIRATNPCGEQSLYPYESCNLGSINLSNLVKRKADGEYEFDWQRYEETIRKTTRFLDSVIDVNLYPVKDIDTASKESRRIGLGVMGVADLLYKLRIPYNSKEGYEIQSKLAEALSYYSMEESVALAKSRGEFPLCSKTEYPEGKIPIAGYYERPKEQHSFEWDALIQKIQKHGIRNVLTTTVAPTGTLSMIADCSNGMEPMFALVFEKRVTVGRFFYTNKIIEQALKDNGLYSEEILEKIADNYGSLKGIPEIPEWMQNIFVTAMDIHWADHLMAQGVWQEWIGNAIAKTINMPYDVTADDVKAAYLLAHELGLKGITVYRDGSRHKQVLHMTSEKAEKIFTVTPSNYVTDYVSNALANQYVKTQVQDALKLKTPEETPVEQNLSEETSEENLCPTCKNNLVFVEGCSICIECGFSGCTSG, translated from the coding sequence TTGGATAATTCACAAATAGAAAGTTCTATCGGAGAGATCCGCAAGCGAAATGGATCGGTTGTGGCTTTCAATAAAGATAAAATTTCAAATGCCATTTACAAGGCATTAGCAGCCACGTCTGAAGCCGACCGTGGTTTAGCAGATCAACTCGCAGAGGGAGTACTAAGAAAATTATTTGAACAAGGATTTTCTGCTTCACGACCTCCAAGCGTTGAAGATATTCAGGACATGGTAGAGTCAACTTTGATCGAGAACGGTCACAGTGAAATCGCCAAGGCCTACATTTTGTATAGACATGAACGTAGAAAAGTTAGAGATGAGAAATTCAAGGTTCTTAACACAAAGACATTAGATCCAGTAGCAAAGAAATTTGATCTAAACTGCCTGAGAGTTTTGGCTTCAAGATATCTCCTACGAAATAACAAAAATGAGATTACCGAAAGTCCCAGTCAAATGTTTGAGCGTGTGGCCATCTTAATTGGCATTGGAGATTTAATGTACGATGCAGAACTCTTTGCAAAAGATGGTAACAAAAGACAAAACCTCGAAGAGGCAGAAGCATATCTAGATAAACTAGACAGCTTTGATTACAAATTCAAGATAGGTGATTACTATCTTAACAAATGGCACTTTAGAGCCATGATTAACCACTACATAACTTTGGCAAACAAAGGTCAGATGAAGCTAAGCTTCAAAGATCTTCTGACAATGTTAGCTGCAAAGAAACTAGACAGATATGCAGACAGAATCAAAGAATACTATGATCTGATGGTTTCACAAGACTTTCTGCCAAATTCACCAACAATGATGAACGCTGGTGGACGTTTGGGACAACTATCTGCATGCTTTGTCTTAGACATGCCAGACGATATGGAAAGAATCATGAAATCAACATCTGATGCAGCACTAATCTTCAAATCTGGAGGTGGAGTTGGAATCAACTACTCTGATCTTAGACAAGAAGGTGACATTGTAGCATCAACATCTGGTGTTGCTTCAGGTCCTGTATCCTTCATGAATATTATCAATACAGTCACAGAAGTGGTAAAACAAGGTGGAAAACGCCGTGGTGCCAACATGGGAATTATCGAAGCATGGCATCCTGATGTTGAAAAATTCATCACAAACAAGACTCAGCCAGGCGTGCTTGAGAATTTCAATGTAAGTGTTGGAATCTGGGAAGATTTCTGGCATTCACTTGTAAATACCACAGACGGAAAGTACATGCTTAGAAGCTCACGCAACAGAGCACCAGTTAGAGAAATTAATGCACATCAACTAATTGATCTAATTGCACTGTCTGCATGGAAGAGTGCCGAACCTGGTTTGATCTTCTTTGATCAAATCAACAAATACAATGTATTTGCAAAAGCAAGAGGCGGACCAATCCGTGCAACAAATCCTTGTGGAGAACAAAGCTTGTATCCATACGAATCATGCAACTTGGGTTCCATCAATCTGTCAAATCTTGTAAAACGCAAAGCAGATGGTGAATACGAATTTGATTGGCAAAGATATGAAGAAACAATTCGAAAGACAACTCGATTCCTTGACAGCGTCATCGATGTCAATCTGTATCCAGTAAAAGACATTGATACTGCATCAAAAGAATCAAGAAGAATTGGATTGGGTGTAATGGGAGTTGCAGATCTACTCTACAAACTACGAATCCCATACAACTCTAAAGAAGGATATGAAATTCAATCAAAGCTAGCAGAAGCTCTCTCATACTATTCAATGGAAGAGAGTGTTGCATTAGCAAAGTCACGTGGAGAATTCCCACTTTGCTCAAAGACAGAATATCCAGAAGGAAAGATTCCAATTGCTGGATACTATGAACGTCCAAAAGAGCAACACAGCTTTGAATGGGATGCATTAATCCAAAAGATCCAAAAGCACGGAATTAGAAATGTACTGACAACAACTGTCGCTCCCACTGGAACACTATCAATGATTGCAGACTGTTCTAATGGAATGGAACCAATGTTTGCACTAGTGTTTGAAAAGAGAGTAACTGTTGGTCGCTTCTTTTACACAAACAAAATCATTGAGCAAGCACTCAAAGACAATGGATTGTACAGCGAAGAGATACTTGAAAAAATTGCTGACAACTATGGCTCACTCAAAGGAATTCCAGAAATTCCAGAGTGGATGCAAAACATCTTTGTCACAGCAATGGATATTCATTGGGCTGATCATCTTATGGCCCAAGGAGTATGGCAAGAGTGGATTGGAAATGCAATCGCTAAAACAATTAACATGCCATACGATGTGACTGCAGATGACGTCAAAGCAGCATATCTCCTAGCACATGAGCTTGGCTTGAAAGGCATCACAGTTTATCGTGATGGTTCCAGACACAAACAAGTTCTTCACATGACTAGTGAAAAGGCTGAAAAAATATTCACAGTAACTCCAAGCAACTATGTCACTGACTATGTGTCAAATGCACTAGCAAACCAATACGTAAAAACCCAAGTACAAGACGCCTTGAAACTCAAAACACCAGAAGAGACGCCTGTTGAGCAGAATCTATCTGAGGAGACATCTGAGGAAAACCTTTGCCCAACATGCAAGAACAATTTGGTGTTCGTTGAGGGTTGCAGTATCTGCATAGAATGCGGATTCAGCGGCTGTACATCAGGCTAG
- a CDS encoding ribosome biogenesis protein, producing the protein MLSLIIAESSLELVPRELQSHISIKSHAKKLGKYPSEILLDNSWHFAAMKGLENEIKRGRPDIVHLCLLAATSIPLYHENEIEIYVHTVDNKVIILGDNVRLPKSYHRFAGIIEKLFKDKVIKTDDSVLMELKKMTFDELIEMIEPKSVIALSPDGMPSNYQSVGKELDDSCLIVGGFQKGAFSDEITQHIDRTYSIGEQSFEAHVVISRILYEYEKTIFM; encoded by the coding sequence ATGCTGTCATTAATAATTGCAGAATCATCACTTGAGCTAGTCCCACGAGAATTACAATCACATATCTCAATTAAATCTCATGCAAAAAAATTAGGAAAATATCCCTCAGAGATATTATTGGATAATTCATGGCATTTTGCTGCAATGAAAGGACTAGAAAATGAAATTAAACGCGGCAGGCCAGATATTGTTCATCTGTGTTTGCTAGCTGCAACAAGCATTCCATTGTACCATGAAAATGAAATTGAAATTTACGTGCATACAGTTGATAACAAAGTTATCATTCTTGGAGATAACGTAAGACTACCAAAATCTTATCACAGATTTGCAGGAATTATAGAAAAATTGTTCAAAGACAAAGTAATCAAAACAGATGATTCTGTATTGATGGAGCTAAAAAAGATGACATTTGATGAATTAATCGAAATGATAGAGCCAAAAAGTGTAATTGCATTATCACCAGATGGAATGCCAAGCAATTACCAATCAGTAGGCAAAGAACTAGATGATTCATGTCTTATAGTCGGTGGTTTCCAAAAAGGAGCATTTTCAGATGAAATAACTCAACACATTGATAGGACCTACTCGATAGGGGAGCAATCATTTGAAGCTCATGTTGTGATTAGTAGGATCCTATACGAGTATGAAAAAACAATTTTTATGTAG
- a CDS encoding DNA-binding protein, whose protein sequence is MSYPNSDESENQDNPSEAEISAQKEIILKQILDSEARLRLNNVRMVKPDLAGMIENYIIGMASQGKIRSPITDDQLKQILLSTQQPKRDFKINRR, encoded by the coding sequence ATGAGTTATCCAAATTCGGATGAATCTGAAAATCAAGACAATCCAAGCGAGGCAGAGATTTCAGCCCAAAAGGAAATCATTCTAAAACAAATTCTTGACTCAGAAGCAAGACTTCGCTTAAACAATGTTAGGATGGTTAAACCAGATCTTGCAGGAATGATTGAAAACTATATCATTGGCATGGCATCACAGGGAAAGATTAGATCCCCCATCACAGACGATCAGCTAAAACAGATACTATTATCCACCCAGCAACCCAAACGAGATTTCAAGATAAATCGTCGCTAA
- a CDS encoding 30S ribosomal protein S19e: protein MAKVYDVPADMLISRLADILKNEDIPAPEWASFVKTGAHADKPPQDKDWWHTRCASILRKIYLHGPVGVNELCKEYGGGKPLGYGARHHKDASGAIIRNAIHGLEKLGYLDKVEKKGRVASKQGMQKLDKLATEILKELSAEKPELKVYS from the coding sequence ATGGCAAAGGTCTATGACGTACCAGCTGATATGTTGATTAGCAGATTAGCAGATATTCTAAAAAATGAAGATATTCCAGCACCAGAATGGGCCTCATTTGTTAAGACCGGAGCACATGCTGACAAACCTCCTCAAGACAAAGATTGGTGGCATACTAGATGTGCATCGATTTTAAGAAAAATCTACTTGCACGGACCAGTTGGTGTTAATGAACTATGTAAGGAATACGGCGGAGGAAAGCCATTGGGATATGGAGCAAGACACCACAAAGATGCAAGTGGCGCAATTATTAGAAATGCAATTCACGGATTAGAAAAATTAGGTTATCTTGATAAAGTAGAGAAGAAAGGAAGAGTTGCATCAAAACAAGGAATGCAAAAACTAGACAAGCTAGCAACTGAAATCCTCAAAGAATTATCTGCTGAAAAACCAGAATTGAAAGTTTATTCATAG
- a CDS encoding DNA topoisomerase: MMLQSQTQIRKSSKSRHSIRITKKKTLTLKDEINQYFDENGYLSYSTKKKKYVILGTNSPKDGLLECPECHVGQLMVIRSYKTKKRFMGCSNYYNGCKASSPLLQKAMLKATKIPCKFCSWPTIIFRYSRKEKWIKRCANFNCSGKKKA; encoded by the coding sequence ATGATGTTACAAAGTCAAACCCAGATAAGAAAGAGCTCCAAGTCCCGCCATTCCATTAGGATAACAAAGAAAAAGACTTTGACATTAAAAGACGAAATTAACCAGTACTTTGATGAAAACGGATACCTATCCTACTCCACAAAGAAGAAGAAATATGTCATTTTAGGTACAAACTCCCCAAAGGATGGGTTACTGGAATGCCCAGAGTGCCACGTGGGGCAATTAATGGTAATTAGATCCTATAAAACAAAAAAGAGATTCATGGGTTGCTCAAACTATTACAATGGGTGTAAGGCATCATCACCTCTTTTGCAAAAGGCCATGCTAAAGGCAACAAAAATTCCATGCAAGTTTTGCAGCTGGCCTACTATCATCTTTAGATATTCGCGAAAAGAAAAATGGATAAAGCGTTGTGCAAACTTTAATTGTTCTGGAAAGAAAAAGGCCTAG
- a CDS encoding ArsR family transcriptional regulator, whose protein sequence is MELSEGVAEPKRGGILQSTSKRVRMIFSVMASPNRIDILRILNSKGPLTYSELKSLAGFKSKKESGKFAYHLRKLLRQSLVALNKSERRYTITNLGKLVLSLARQIEERSIIESGKMYVRTSHESIEEFNSHKIIQSLVREGSLPLELAQKITEEVENRIYKYQTTYLTGSLIREMVNSVLLEHGHEEYRNKLARLGLPVFDVQEMLSNIDNVDNGAEGLLYKTGQVVFAEHLLTNTLPKDVADSHLSGDLHITNPGIWSLLPDAIFVNIKELIDDGLNLGGKFLDVSRIPSAKNLDDLTSTLSMLISLISKEASQEVVMDGLAQLLTKHAKNSGDIEQKLADAFATASTVSKYNKNPTIVSFRVQLGSDAKINSAIITAYKNYARITPIPKIGLIIDYEKGKLSDVSADLAEIVTLGGKVIFSQGLVSNKGIANVQTKNSTPLSINLHSISINLPRLAFESNKDETYFRARLALLMKPALSSMALRKKDISDLTRRGLNPILAKNTQYMQRGSASIVLNLVGLNEAVFNILGYQDNKEGRDILHKVIETAVEVAKKKGKELGDDVRICMTESDGSIRFSTLDGEKYGKNSVLKDLDSDSYSEGFTLNASEVDGLTAKSEQISECNKLAKMLNGGLLVSLQIDDDAKIDDIKKAIEKTGELTSSFKPVKHVSICGECGFKDEKLGDKCPSCKSPYII, encoded by the coding sequence ATGGAACTGAGCGAGGGGGTAGCGGAGCCAAAGAGGGGCGGCATACTGCAATCCACATCAAAACGTGTACGGATGATCTTTTCCGTTATGGCCAGTCCAAACCGTATAGACATTTTAAGAATTTTAAATTCCAAGGGTCCTTTAACTTATTCAGAATTAAAGTCCCTTGCTGGATTCAAATCAAAAAAAGAGAGTGGTAAATTTGCATACCATCTTAGAAAATTATTGAGACAATCCCTTGTTGCATTAAACAAATCTGAGAGAAGATACACCATTACAAATTTGGGCAAATTAGTTCTAAGTCTTGCCAGACAGATTGAAGAACGCTCCATCATCGAAAGCGGCAAAATGTATGTTAGAACATCACATGAATCAATTGAGGAATTTAATTCTCATAAAATTATACAATCCCTTGTCCGTGAGGGAAGCTTACCATTAGAGTTAGCACAAAAAATTACAGAAGAAGTTGAAAACAGAATTTACAAATATCAAACAACATATCTTACCGGCTCTCTGATCCGTGAAATGGTTAACTCTGTTTTATTGGAACATGGTCATGAGGAATATCGCAATAAACTGGCCAGACTTGGACTGCCAGTATTTGATGTGCAAGAAATGCTCTCAAATATTGATAATGTCGATAATGGCGCAGAAGGCCTACTCTACAAGACAGGCCAAGTAGTCTTTGCTGAGCATTTACTCACAAATACCCTGCCTAAGGACGTGGCAGATTCACACTTGTCAGGAGACCTACACATTACGAATCCTGGAATTTGGTCACTCTTGCCTGATGCAATTTTTGTAAATATTAAGGAATTAATCGATGATGGCCTTAACCTTGGAGGAAAATTCCTAGATGTCTCACGAATACCATCTGCCAAAAACCTTGATGATCTAACCTCAACACTTTCCATGTTGATTTCACTCATCTCAAAAGAAGCCTCACAAGAGGTTGTAATGGATGGATTGGCGCAATTACTGACAAAACATGCAAAGAATTCTGGAGACATTGAGCAAAAACTTGCAGATGCGTTTGCAACTGCTTCAACTGTTTCAAAGTATAACAAAAATCCAACAATTGTTTCATTTAGAGTCCAACTTGGCTCTGATGCTAAGATAAACTCTGCAATTATCACCGCATACAAAAACTATGCAAGAATTACACCTATTCCAAAGATTGGTTTGATTATTGATTATGAAAAAGGAAAATTGTCTGATGTCTCTGCTGATCTTGCAGAAATTGTAACACTTGGTGGCAAAGTAATCTTCTCTCAAGGATTAGTATCTAACAAGGGAATTGCCAACGTACAAACAAAGAACTCTACTCCTCTTTCCATTAATCTTCATTCAATTTCAATTAACTTGCCACGACTTGCATTTGAGTCAAACAAGGATGAGACGTACTTTAGAGCAAGATTAGCTCTTCTAATGAAACCTGCCTTGTCATCTATGGCATTAAGAAAGAAAGACATATCTGATCTAACTCGACGTGGTCTTAATCCAATTCTTGCAAAGAATACACAGTACATGCAACGTGGTTCTGCTTCAATTGTATTGAATCTAGTCGGACTAAATGAAGCAGTTTTTAACATTCTTGGTTACCAAGACAACAAAGAAGGTCGTGACATCTTACACAAAGTAATTGAAACTGCAGTTGAAGTTGCAAAGAAAAAAGGAAAAGAACTCGGTGATGATGTTAGAATATGCATGACAGAAAGTGACGGCTCTATAAGATTTTCAACACTTGATGGAGAAAAATACGGAAAGAATTCTGTACTAAAAGATCTTGACTCTGATTCTTACTCTGAAGGATTCACACTTAATGCATCTGAGGTAGATGGACTAACTGCAAAGAGTGAGCAAATCTCTGAATGCAACAAGCTTGCAAAAATGCTCAATGGAGGATTACTTGTTAGTCTTCAGATCGACGATGATGCAAAGATTGATGATATCAAAAAGGCAATAGAAAAGACTGGAGAATTAACATCCTCCTTCAAACCAGTAAAACACGTTTCAATTTGTGGCGAATGTGGCTTTAAAGATGAGAAATTAGGCGACAAATGTCCTTCCTGCAAGTCACCTTACATTATCTGA
- a CDS encoding RNase P subunit encodes MKLDLREIALNRMRTLVQIAIDNAKTDPVLSQRQALLARKISMRHKIRMPYELRMAFCKKCKSFIAPGINSKIRVGRSSIKSVRITCNFCGHTYRKIIPPRS; translated from the coding sequence GTGAAGTTAGATCTTAGAGAAATAGCATTAAACCGTATGAGGACGTTAGTTCAAATTGCAATTGACAATGCAAAGACTGATCCAGTGCTCTCTCAAAGACAGGCATTACTTGCTAGAAAAATAAGCATGAGGCATAAAATCCGGATGCCATATGAGCTTAGAATGGCCTTTTGCAAAAAATGTAAAAGCTTTATCGCACCGGGAATAAATTCAAAGATTCGGGTAGGAAGATCTTCAATTAAATCAGTAAGAATAACTTGCAACTTTTGTGGCCATACTTACAGAAAAATTATTCCTCCTCGATCTTGA
- a CDS encoding threonylcarbamoyl-AMP synthase, producing MSKTKIIKINPKNPQINKIRQAALIIKNGGTVAFPTETVYGLGANALNTKAVKKIFKAKKRPADNPLIVHINKYDDLQILTDKIPPLTKKITRKYWPGPLTILVKKSKNVPDTTTGGQKTVAVRIPSNKIARLLIKESGVPVAAPSANLFGKPSPTSAKHVIDDLYGRVDAIIDGGTTDIGLESTVLDITKKVPILLRPGKITKENLQGIIKIKLDQSLTGKRTKISKPRSPGMKYKHYTPNARVILLKNSIKNIDQRILELVKRYQNKKKRVGIVTTQKNKKYKSNLTLFLGTDPKEIAKNLFSVFRKFDSQKIDILIIQEIADNDLGFAIMNRLNKAAYQVITK from the coding sequence TTGTCAAAAACAAAAATAATTAAAATAAATCCAAAGAATCCTCAGATAAACAAAATTCGTCAAGCTGCATTAATTATCAAAAACGGTGGAACGGTTGCTTTTCCAACTGAAACTGTTTATGGTCTTGGCGCAAATGCACTAAATACAAAGGCAGTAAAAAAAATTTTCAAAGCAAAAAAAAGACCTGCTGATAATCCGTTAATTGTTCACATAAACAAGTATGATGATCTGCAAATCCTAACTGACAAAATCCCACCATTAACCAAAAAAATTACGCGCAAATATTGGCCAGGACCTCTAACAATCCTTGTAAAAAAATCAAAAAATGTACCTGATACTACCACTGGTGGCCAAAAAACAGTAGCAGTACGTATTCCCTCAAACAAAATTGCACGATTATTGATAAAAGAATCTGGTGTTCCAGTTGCAGCCCCATCTGCCAATTTATTTGGAAAACCTAGTCCAACTTCTGCTAAACACGTAATAGATGATCTTTATGGAAGAGTTGATGCCATAATCGATGGAGGTACTACAGACATTGGTCTAGAGTCTACGGTTCTAGACATTACAAAAAAAGTTCCAATCTTGTTAAGGCCTGGAAAAATTACAAAAGAGAATCTTCAAGGAATAATAAAAATAAAACTAGATCAAAGCCTTACTGGAAAACGTACAAAGATTTCAAAGCCAAGATCTCCTGGAATGAAATACAAGCATTATACTCCTAACGCACGAGTAATTTTATTAAAAAACTCTATCAAAAATATTGATCAAAGAATTTTAGAGCTTGTCAAAAGGTACCAAAATAAGAAAAAAAGAGTTGGTATAGTTACCACACAGAAAAACAAGAAATACAAATCAAATCTAACTCTTTTTCTTGGGACAGATCCCAAAGAAATTGCAAAAAATTTGTTTTCTGTATTTCGAAAGTTTGATAGCCAAAAAATTGACATCCTCATAATACAAGAGATTGCTGATAATGACTTGGGTTTTGCTATAATGAATAGATTAAACAAGGCAGCATACCAAGTAATCACAAAATAA